A window of the Brienomyrus brachyistius isolate T26 unplaced genomic scaffold, BBRACH_0.4 scaffold85, whole genome shotgun sequence genome harbors these coding sequences:
- the pafah1b1a gene encoding lissencephaly-1 homolog A, producing MVLSQRQRDELNRAIADYLRSNGYEEAYSVFKKEAELDMNEELDKKYAGLLEKKWTSVIRLQKKVMELESKLNEAKEEITLGGPIGQKRDPKEWIPRPPEKYALSGHRSPVTRVIFHPVFSVMVSASEDATIKVWDYETGDFERTLKGHTDSVQDISFDQTGKLLASCSADMTIKLWDFQGFECIRTMHGHDHNVSSVAIMPNGDHIVSASRDKTMKMWEVATGYCVKTFTGHREWVRMVRPNQDGSLIASSSNDQTVRVWVTATKECKAELREHEHVVECISWAPESAHPTILDATGSETKKSGKPGPFLLSGSRDKTIKMWDISTGMCLMTLVGHDNWVRGVIFHPGGKFIVSCADDKTLRIWDYKNKRCMKTLSAHEHFVTSLDFHKTGPYVVTGSVDQTVKVWECR from the exons AACGAAGAACTGGATAAGAAGTATGCCGGCCTTTTGGAAAAGAAATGGACTTCAGTCATCAGATTGCAAAAGAAG GTAATGGAACTGGAATCTAAGCTAAATGAAGCCAAGGAGGAAATCACCTTAGGTGGTCCCATCGGCCAGAAGAGAGACCCCAAAGAATGGATCCCGCGGCCCCCTGAGAAGTACGCCCTGAGCGGTCACAGAAGTCCTGTGACCCGCGTCATCTTCCACCCCGTCTTCAGCGTCATGGTCTCCGCCTCGGAGGACGCCACAATAAAG GTGTGGGACTACGAGACGGGGGACTTCGAGCGGACGCTGAAGGGCCACACGGACTCCGTGCAGGACATCTCCTTCGACCAGACCGGCAAGCTACTGGCATCCTGCTCCGCTGACATGACCATCAAGCTCTGGGACTTTCAGGGCTTCGAGTGCATCCGGACCATGCATG GACACGACCACAATGTTTCTTCAGTAGCCATCATGCCTAATGGGGACCACATAGTGTCTGCTTCAAGGGACAAAACCATGAAGATGTGGGAGGTTGCGACTGG GTACTGCGTGAAGACTTTCACGGGCCACAGAGAGTGGGTGCGCATGGTGCGACCCAACCAAGACGGCTCGCTGATCGCCAGCAGCTCCAATGACCAGACGGTGCGCGTGTGGGTGACCGCCACCAAGGAGTGCAAGGCGGAGTTGAGGGAGCACGAGCACGTGGTGGAGTGCATCTCCTGGGCCCCCGAGAGTGCTCACCCCACCATCTTGGATGCcacggggtcagag ACTAAGAAGAGCGGGAAGCCCGGCCCCTTCCTGCTATCAGGCTCCAGGGACAAAACCATCAAGATGTGGGACATCAGCACTGGCATGTGCCTTATGACGCTG GTCGGCCATGATAACTGGGTGCGCGGCGTGATATTCCACCCCGGCGGGAAGTTTATCGTGAGCTGTGCCGACGACAAGACCCTGCGCATCTGGGACTACAAGAACAAACGCTGCATGAAGACCCTGTCTGCCCACGAGCACTTCGTTACCTCTCTGG atTTCCACAAGACGGGTCCCTATGTGGTGACGGGGAGCGTAGATCAAACAGTAAAAGTGTGGGAATGTCGCTGA